Genomic DNA from Leptotrichia sp. oral taxon 215 str. W9775:
TATTACCTTTAAACAAGCCAGGAAGAAACTGGACAGTAGAAGAATTTGAAAAATTCTTAAAAGCTGCAAAAGCTAAAGATCCTTCTATCGACCCTGTATTATTCTATACAAAGAGCCAGGCAGGAGACCAAGGGCCAAGAGCATTTGTTTCAAACCTTTATAATTCATGGATAACTGACGAAGGAATAACAAAATATACAATTAATGATGAAAATGGTGTAAAAAGCTTAACTTGGATTAAAAAAGCATATGATGAAGGATTATTAGGAAAAGGTGTTTCAGCTGAAGCAAAAGATGCACTTGAAGCGTTCAGAACTGGAAAATCTGTAATGACAATACTTTATTCACCAGGATTAAAAGGGCAAGATAAGGAAGCTATTGAAAAAGGTGACGTAGAACCAATATACTTACCATTCCCTAACGAATCAGGACAAGCTAAATTTGAATTCCTTCTTGCAGGAGCAGCAGTGTTTGATAATGGAGACCCGGCAAAAGTTGCAGCGGCGCAAAAATTTGTAGATTTCATAGTTAATGACCCAGTATGGGGAGAAAGATCATTAAAAGCAACAAACAACTTCTCACCTACAGGAAAAACAGGATTATATGGTGATGATGCTGAAATAAAATATCTTGAATCATTAGTAGGATTCTATGGACCATACTACAACACAATAGACGGATTTATCCAAATGAGACCATTATGGTTTAACATGGTTCAATCTATTCTTAACGGACAAGTTCAACCTAAAGAAGGATTAGATAAATTTGTTACTGATGCAAACAAAACAATACAGGATGCTAAATAATTAAATAGAAATTTATTTTCAGACTTCATTTTAAATAAAAGAATATTTTTGAAATAACAATAACATATTTGAAGAAATTGAAATGGAAAGATGAGGGCTGTTAAAAGCCCTCATTTCAATTGAAATATTTTAGAAAATATGAAAAATTAGATGGATTTTGAAAGATTGAGAAAGAGATGGAGGAAAACGGCTATGAAGGAAAAAGCCATTGATAAGTATAAATGGAACTGGAAAAAAGTAGATTACAGCGCGTATTTATTTATATTGCCTGTAATGGTCTTTTTTTTAAGTTTTGTCTTATATCCCATGCTAAAGGGAATACATCTGTCCCTCTACAGATTCAGGGGACGTCATATAAGTTTTGTAGGTTTTAAACATTATATAAATTTATTTCAAAATGATATATTTTTAAAATCTGCATGGAATACAGTGTTCATAACATTTGTTGCATTACCGATAGTAGTTGTATTTTCAATATTTGTAGCATATGTCATATATGAAAAAAATGCTGTTGTCAGATCATTTTTTAGAGGAATTTTCTACATCCCGGCAATATCTTCGGTAGTTTCCATAACAGTTGTATGGAACTGGATTTACCATCCAAAATTTGGGATATTAAATTATGTTTTCCAGAAAATGCATGTTATATCAGGGCCTGTTGACTGGCTTGGGAATCCTAAAACAGCAATATTTGCAATTATAGCAATTCTTATAACTACAAGTGTAGGACAGCCAATTATATTGTATGTTGCAGCTTTAGGAAATGTACCAAAGGATCTTATAGAGGCTTCTGAAATAGATGGTGCAAATAAGTGGCAGGCATTTAAAAATGTAACATGGCCTCTGATAATGCCTACAACGTTATATATAGTAGTTGTTACAACAATAAACAGCTTCCAGATTTTCGCACTGATACAGCTTCTTACTCATGGGGGACCAAACTATACAACTTCCACTGTAATGTATCTTGTTTATCAGACAGCAATAGCGGAAGGAAGATTTGGAGTATCATCGGCAATGGGAATTATTCTTGCTATAATAATCGGAATAATTTCAATATTACAGTTTAAATTTTTATCAAAAGACATAGACTAGGAGGAGGAAAAATGAAAAATAATAAAAAGATATCGGTGTTTTCAATCGTTTCAATGACTATATTAATAATATTGACAATATTTTTTATATTTCCTTTTTACTGGATTGCGACAGGGGCATTTAAAATACAGGAAGTTGCAATAAGCATACCACCTGAATGGTTCCCGTTAAAACCTACATTGGAAAACTTTGACAAACTGTTAGTACCATTAACTTTAAGATGGTTCCTTAACTCAGTGATAATAGCTCTTTCAACAACTATATTAGTATGTACTACAGCATCACTGGCAGGTTATGCTCTGGCAAAGAAAAAATTTCCAGGTGCAGGAATTATATTTATAGTATTTGTTGCGGCAATGGCACTGCCAAAACAGGTTATACTTATACCGCTTTTAAAATTTATTACAGAACTGGGATGGATAGATACATATAAAGCTCTTGTATTACCAGCTGTTGGATGGCCTTTTGGAGTATTTCTGATGAAGCAGTTTTCACATTCTGTTCCAAATGAACTTCTGGAGTCAGCAAGAATAGATGGATGTAATGAGCTGAAAACATTTATAAGCATAGTACTTCCTATTATAAAACCTGGTATAGGTGCATTGGCAATTTTCACATTTATTGCCAGCTGGAATGATTATTTTTCACAGTTGATATTTACAAACAGTGAAGCAATGAAAACTTTACCTTTAGGGGTTGCGGCAATGGCTCAAAGTGCTGAATTTTCATTGAACTATGGACTGCTTATGGCAGGGGCATTACTGGCTTCACTACCTATGATATTAGTATTCCTGATGTTCCAGAACTACTTTACTCAAGGTGTAACAATGGGAGCAGTGAAAGGATAGAATCGTGCTGGAAAATATTAAGGTAATGATAATAGGATGGTTTTACTACGGAATTTGGTTTATGGCAGGTTCCATAATAGTAACTTCTCTCTTAAACAGAGTGTTTACAAAACTTTATATTCCACCACTTATAGTTAATGCAATCAGTGCAATGCTTCTTCTGATAGGCTTTAAACTAGGTCTTCCTAATATGGGATATGCAATGTATTTTAATTATATGCCGGTGGTATTTGCAAGTGTAATGTATAATTTTATAATTTTTATCATAAGAAAGTTGAAAAAGAGATTGGAAGTGAAATAATGTATTATATCTGCGTAGATATAGGAGGAACTTCAATAAAATATGGTGTTCTAAGTGAAAAAGGAGAAATATTCATAGATGGAACAATTTCGACTAAAGTTACAGAAAAAGAAAATTTTATACTTTCAGATGTGAAAAAGCTTGTAAGAAATATTCTTGATGAATATAAGAAATATGAGATAAAAGGAATTTGTGTATCAACCGCAGGTGTAGTCGATCCTGAAAAAGGAAAGATAGTTTTTGCAGGTCCTACGATTCCAAAATATACAGGAACCGAAATAAAAAAGGAACTGGAAAAGGAATTCTCACTTCCATGTGAAGTTGAAAATGATGTGAACTGTGCAGGTCTTGGAGAATACTGGAAAGGAGCCGGAAAAGGTTCTAAATCCATGGTGTGTCTGACAATAGGTACAGGAATAGGTGGTTCTGTAATTTTAGATGGGAAACTTCTGAATGGAATTGGCTATACTGCAGGAGAAATAGGTTATATGGATGTAAATGGGAACCATATTCAGAATATAGCTTCGAGCAGGTATCTTGTGGAAAAGGTCCGGAAGGAAAAAAGAGAAAAAGAAGGAATAACTGATGCAATAACAGGAGTTGATATATTTGAGCTTGCAAAAAAAGGAGATGAAATCTGCGTAGCGGCAATAAATGAAATAATATCAAATCTTTCTGTTGGAATAAGAAATATAATGTATCTTCTTAATCCTGAAGTTATTGTTATTGGAGGAGGAATAACGGCTCAGAAGGAGTATCTTGAAGAAAAAATAAGAAAAGAAGTAAATGACGGCATGATAAGTGATATGTTCAGAAAAACACGTATAGAACTGGCACAGCAGGGAAATCAGGCAGGACTTCTCGGTGCATTGTATAATTTTTTAAATAAAAATGGATAAAATGAAAAATATATGATAATATAAAAAATAAAACTAAATATAGACTAATAAATGAAAGGACAGAATTATGAGAGTAGATCTGGAAAAATTTAAAGGAATTTTTATGGCAATGTATTCAGCCTATGATGACAATGGAAATGTAGACAAGGAAAGAGTAAAAAAACTTGCGAGATACTATGCAGATAAAAAAGTAAAAGGACTGTATGTTGGAGGAAGTTCCGGAGAAGGTGTCCTTCAGAGTGAAGAAGAAAGAAAACAGGTAGTTGAAGCTGTAATGGAAGAAGTAGGAAAAGAACTTACAATTATAGTTCATGTTGGAGCAAATTCTACACCTGAAAGTGTAAGATTGGCACAGCATGCGGCAAAAATGGGAGTAGATGCAGTATCATCAATACCTGCAGTATATTATAGATTATCACCTGCATCAGTAAAGGCACATTGGCAGGCGATGATAGACAGTACAGATTTACCGTTCATAATCTATCATATTCCACAAACAACAGGATTTAACTTGCCAATAAGCTTATTTGAAGAAATGGCAAAACAGGAAAAAGTAATAGGTATAAAATGTTCATCAGAAAGTACATTTGAATTACAGCAGTTTAAAGCAGTGGGAGGAAAAGACTTCCTAGTATTTAATGGTCCGGATGAACAGTTTGTAGCAGGAAGGGCTATAGGAGCAGATGCTGGAATTGGAGGAACATATGGAGTTATGCCTGAACTGTTTATGAAACTTAATGAATACATGAATAATCAGGAAATTAATAAAGCAAGAGAATTACAAAATGAAGTAAATGAAATTATAAAAGGTCTACTTTCTGTAGGATCATTGTATGGAGCGTGTAAGTATATCCTTCATTTAAGAGGGGTTGAAACAGGAGTTCCAAGATTGCCTATGCTTCCTATAACTGATGAAGCAGTAAAAGAAAAACTTCAAAAATTAAATAAGACAATAGAAGATCTTATTGAAAGGGTAAAATAAGAATAAATGGTTAATGGGGGCTTATGTCATGTCCTCATGTTCCATTTATAAAATGAATAATTTGAGGAAAACAGGGATATAACTAAATTTATGAAGGAGGACACTATATGAAATATATTAATATTATAGAGTCATTTTATCCCTCTTTGAGCAAACAGGAAAAGAAGGTGGCTGACTATATACTTGAAGAAAAGGGGAAAATAAGTTATCAGTCACTTCAGGAAATAGGAAGAAAAATCAACGTAGGTGAAGCAACCATAGTAAGATTTGTAAAAAAGATAGGGTTTAATGGATTTCAGGATTTAAAAATAAATATTGCCAAGGAAGATTTTCCTATGATTGAAACTACTTATGAAGATTATATAGACAATATCGAGGCAAATATAAACAATACAATTGCAAATACGAAGCTGCTTATTGACAGAAAACAGCTTGATAAATCAATAAACTTGATTGCAAAGGCAGAAAGACTGTTTCTGTATGGAGTAGGATCTTCGGGATTGGCTGTACAGGAGCTTCAGAATAAGCTTCTAAGATTTGGAAAAATAGCACTGTCATATACGGATACCCATTTTCAGGTAATGAGTGCCGCAGTTACAGGGAAAAATGATGTAGTAATAGCAGTAACTCTTTCAGGAGAGACACC
This window encodes:
- a CDS encoding ABC transporter substrate-binding protein, which translates into the protein MSKKIMKKILIGTLLAFGLTACGGGGEKKEAAKLDPNQKVTIKYWSFPNFTSDSEFKTPEEYDKALIKAFEEKNPNIKVEYQKIEFTDGPAKIETAIQAKSNPDVVIDAPGRIIAWAKNGVLAPFNDIDTSKYSKEILSASSFDNKVYLYPLGTAPFVMAVNKKLTDKMGITDLLPLNKPGRNWTVEEFEKFLKAAKAKDPSIDPVLFYTKSQAGDQGPRAFVSNLYNSWITDEGITKYTINDENGVKSLTWIKKAYDEGLLGKGVSAEAKDALEAFRTGKSVMTILYSPGLKGQDKEAIEKGDVEPIYLPFPNESGQAKFEFLLAGAAVFDNGDPAKVAAAQKFVDFIVNDPVWGERSLKATNNFSPTGKTGLYGDDAEIKYLESLVGFYGPYYNTIDGFIQMRPLWFNMVQSILNGQVQPKEGLDKFVTDANKTIQDAK
- a CDS encoding carbohydrate ABC transporter permease, producing MKEKAIDKYKWNWKKVDYSAYLFILPVMVFFLSFVLYPMLKGIHLSLYRFRGRHISFVGFKHYINLFQNDIFLKSAWNTVFITFVALPIVVVFSIFVAYVIYEKNAVVRSFFRGIFYIPAISSVVSITVVWNWIYHPKFGILNYVFQKMHVISGPVDWLGNPKTAIFAIIAILITTSVGQPIILYVAALGNVPKDLIEASEIDGANKWQAFKNVTWPLIMPTTLYIVVVTTINSFQIFALIQLLTHGGPNYTTSTVMYLVYQTAIAEGRFGVSSAMGIILAIIIGIISILQFKFLSKDID
- a CDS encoding carbohydrate ABC transporter permease; the encoded protein is MKNNKKISVFSIVSMTILIILTIFFIFPFYWIATGAFKIQEVAISIPPEWFPLKPTLENFDKLLVPLTLRWFLNSVIIALSTTILVCTTASLAGYALAKKKFPGAGIIFIVFVAAMALPKQVILIPLLKFITELGWIDTYKALVLPAVGWPFGVFLMKQFSHSVPNELLESARIDGCNELKTFISIVLPIIKPGIGALAIFTFIASWNDYFSQLIFTNSEAMKTLPLGVAAMAQSAEFSLNYGLLMAGALLASLPMILVFLMFQNYFTQGVTMGAVKG
- a CDS encoding ROK family protein, which translates into the protein MYYICVDIGGTSIKYGVLSEKGEIFIDGTISTKVTEKENFILSDVKKLVRNILDEYKKYEIKGICVSTAGVVDPEKGKIVFAGPTIPKYTGTEIKKELEKEFSLPCEVENDVNCAGLGEYWKGAGKGSKSMVCLTIGTGIGGSVILDGKLLNGIGYTAGEIGYMDVNGNHIQNIASSRYLVEKVRKEKREKEGITDAITGVDIFELAKKGDEICVAAINEIISNLSVGIRNIMYLLNPEVIVIGGGITAQKEYLEEKIRKEVNDGMISDMFRKTRIELAQQGNQAGLLGALYNFLNKNG
- a CDS encoding dihydrodipicolinate synthase family protein, coding for MRVDLEKFKGIFMAMYSAYDDNGNVDKERVKKLARYYADKKVKGLYVGGSSGEGVLQSEEERKQVVEAVMEEVGKELTIIVHVGANSTPESVRLAQHAAKMGVDAVSSIPAVYYRLSPASVKAHWQAMIDSTDLPFIIYHIPQTTGFNLPISLFEEMAKQEKVIGIKCSSESTFELQQFKAVGGKDFLVFNGPDEQFVAGRAIGADAGIGGTYGVMPELFMKLNEYMNNQEINKARELQNEVNEIIKGLLSVGSLYGACKYILHLRGVETGVPRLPMLPITDEAVKEKLQKLNKTIEDLIERVK
- a CDS encoding MurR/RpiR family transcriptional regulator, which gives rise to MKYINIIESFYPSLSKQEKKVADYILEEKGKISYQSLQEIGRKINVGEATIVRFVKKIGFNGFQDLKINIAKEDFPMIETTYEDYIDNIEANINNTIANTKLLIDRKQLDKSINLIAKAERLFLYGVGSSGLAVQELQNKLLRFGKIALSYTDTHFQVMSAAVTGKNDVVIAVTLSGETPDILETLTVAKKNKSKIIVITNHILSAAAQMANHVLLTAGRETLIDGGSLIAKMSQLYIIDVLCTGYALQNKDESLKMKHNTAEAVVRKNSGVK